A section of the Mycolicibacterium anyangense genome encodes:
- a CDS encoding NADPH:quinone oxidoreductase family protein, whose translation MRAIRVTELSGPESVQVVEIDEPAAEGGVVVDVYAAGVAFPDALLTRGLYQYKPELPFTLGAEVAGVVRSAPEGAAVKAGDRVVGLTLIAGAMAETAVLTPERAFPLPDNVSFEAGAGLLFNDLTVYFALTERGRLAKGESVLVHGAAGGIGTSTLRLAPALGASRVIAVVSTEDKAEVARAAGATDVVLVDGFKDAVAELTSGKGVDIVMDPVGGDRFTDSLRSLAPGGRLLVVGFTGGEIPTVKVNRLLLNNIDVVGVGWGAWTMTHPGALAQEWDGLAALLTSGQLAVPQPEVYPFEEAAAAVASLENRTAKGKVVVRVRD comes from the coding sequence ATGCGTGCGATCAGAGTGACCGAACTCAGCGGCCCGGAATCAGTGCAGGTTGTCGAGATCGACGAACCGGCCGCCGAGGGCGGCGTCGTGGTCGACGTCTACGCCGCCGGGGTGGCTTTCCCCGATGCGCTGCTGACCCGCGGTCTCTACCAGTACAAGCCGGAACTGCCGTTCACCCTCGGCGCCGAGGTCGCCGGTGTGGTGCGCTCTGCGCCGGAGGGCGCCGCGGTCAAGGCGGGTGACCGGGTGGTCGGTCTGACCCTGATCGCCGGAGCGATGGCCGAGACCGCGGTGCTCACGCCCGAGCGGGCGTTCCCGTTGCCCGACAATGTCAGCTTCGAGGCGGGCGCGGGCCTGTTGTTCAACGACCTCACCGTGTACTTCGCGCTCACCGAACGTGGTCGGCTGGCCAAGGGCGAGTCGGTACTGGTGCACGGCGCGGCTGGCGGTATCGGCACCTCGACCCTGCGGCTGGCCCCGGCACTGGGCGCGAGCCGGGTGATCGCCGTGGTCAGCACTGAGGACAAGGCCGAGGTGGCCAGGGCTGCCGGCGCCACCGACGTCGTGCTGGTCGACGGGTTCAAGGACGCCGTCGCCGAACTGACCAGTGGCAAGGGCGTCGACATCGTCATGGACCCGGTGGGCGGCGACCGCTTCACCGACTCGCTGCGCTCGCTGGCGCCCGGCGGACGGCTGCTGGTCGTCGGCTTCACCGGCGGTGAGATCCCGACTGTCAAGGTCAACCGGCTGCTGCTGAACAACATCGACGTCGTCGGCGTCGGATGGGGTGCCTGGACCATGACGCACCCGGGCGCGCTGGCGCAGGAGTGGGACGGCCTGGCCGCCCTGCTCACCTCCGGTCAACTGGCCGTCCCCCAGCCTGAGGTCTACCCTTTCGAAGAGGCCGCCGCCGCGGTGGCGTCGCTGGAAAACCGCACCGCCAAGGGCAAAGTTGTAGTGCGCGTGCGGGATTGA
- a CDS encoding VWA domain-containing protein, which yields MDRSRPSVNSLSVSGFASAWFFLYFAIIAAVVAVYVLIQRARNRRVLRFANMELLEQVAAGRKPRRWRHLPVALLVAALALLTTAMAGPTHDVRIPRNRAVVMLLIDVSESMAATDVAPSRIEAAREAGKHFADMLTPGINLGLVKFSSGATLLVAPTTDHEQVKAAIDKLVPEPRTATGEGIFTALQAIATTGAVMGGADGPPPGRIVLESDGKETVPPDLEAPRGAFTAARAAKEQGVQISTISFGTKNGVVEIDGQSIPVPTDDESLARIAELSGGEAFQASSLEELTRVYSTLDQQIGYQVIQGDASAAWIALGALALALSVAAGIVLNRRLPG from the coding sequence GTGGACCGGAGCCGTCCGTCGGTGAATTCACTGTCGGTGTCGGGGTTCGCCAGCGCGTGGTTCTTCCTGTACTTCGCCATCATCGCCGCAGTGGTGGCGGTATACGTCCTGATTCAGCGGGCCAGGAACCGCCGGGTGCTGCGGTTTGCCAACATGGAGTTGCTCGAGCAGGTCGCGGCGGGCCGAAAGCCGCGTCGATGGCGGCATCTGCCGGTGGCCCTCCTGGTGGCCGCGTTGGCACTGCTGACCACGGCCATGGCGGGCCCCACCCACGATGTGCGGATCCCCCGCAATCGCGCCGTGGTGATGCTGCTCATCGACGTGTCGGAATCGATGGCGGCCACCGATGTCGCCCCGAGCCGGATCGAAGCCGCGCGGGAAGCCGGCAAGCATTTCGCCGACATGCTCACGCCGGGGATCAACCTCGGGCTGGTGAAGTTCTCCTCCGGTGCCACCCTGCTGGTGGCTCCCACGACCGACCATGAGCAGGTCAAGGCCGCGATAGACAAGCTGGTTCCCGAGCCGCGGACGGCGACCGGCGAGGGCATCTTCACCGCGCTGCAGGCGATCGCGACCACCGGTGCGGTGATGGGTGGCGCCGACGGGCCGCCGCCGGGTCGGATCGTGCTGGAGTCCGACGGCAAGGAGACCGTCCCGCCGGATCTGGAGGCACCGCGCGGGGCGTTCACCGCCGCGCGGGCGGCCAAGGAGCAGGGCGTCCAGATCTCCACGATCTCCTTCGGCACCAAGAACGGCGTTGTCGAGATCGACGGCCAGTCGATTCCGGTTCCCACCGACGACGAATCGCTGGCCCGGATCGCCGAACTCAGTGGCGGCGAGGCGTTTCAAGCCAGCAGCCTCGAAGAGCTCACCCGGGTGTACTCGACCCTGGATCAGCAGATCGGCTACCAGGTCATCCAGGGCGATGCGAGCGCGGCCTGGATCGCGCTCGGCGCATTGGCGCTGGCCCTGTCGGTGGCGGCCGGGATAGTGCTGAACCGCCGACTGCCGGGCTGA
- the treS gene encoding maltose alpha-D-glucosyltransferase, giving the protein MELTSDPAGGSHVEGGVVEHPNAEDFGQAHALPADRTWFKSAVFYEVLVRAFYDSNADGVGDLRGLIEQLDYLQWLGVDCLWLPPFYDSPLRDGGYDIRDFYKVLPEFGTVDDFVALLDAAHKRGIRIITDLVMNHTSDSHPWFQESRRDPDGPYGDFYVWSDTSQRYTDARIIFVDTEESNWTFDPVRKQFYWHRFFSHQPDLNYDNPAVQEAMIDVLRFWLDLGIDGFRLDAVPYLFEREGTNCENLPETHAFLKHCRKVIDDEFPGRVLLAEANQWPADVVEYFGDPAMGGDECHMAFHFPLMPRIFMAVRRESRFPISEILAQTPEIPDMAQWGIFLRNHDELTLEMVTDEERDYMYAEYAKDPRMKANVGIRRRLAPLLENDRNQTELFTALLLSLPGSPVLYYGDEIGMGDIIWLGDRDGVRTPMQWTPDRNAGFSTANPGRLYLPPNQDPIYGYQSVNVEAQRDSSTSLLNWTRTMLAVRRRYDAFATGTFRELSGSNPSVLTYVRELDGGDTVLCVNNLSRFPQPIELNLQHWNAYTPVELTGHVPFPKIGQLPYLLTLPGHGFYWFRLCPPEEKS; this is encoded by the coding sequence ATGGAGTTGACGAGCGACCCGGCAGGTGGCAGCCACGTCGAAGGCGGCGTGGTGGAGCATCCGAACGCCGAGGACTTCGGCCAGGCGCACGCCCTGCCCGCAGACCGCACCTGGTTCAAGAGTGCGGTGTTCTACGAGGTGCTGGTGCGGGCCTTCTACGATTCGAACGCCGACGGGGTCGGTGATCTGCGCGGACTGATCGAACAACTCGACTATCTGCAGTGGCTCGGGGTGGACTGCCTGTGGCTGCCGCCGTTCTACGATTCGCCGCTGCGTGACGGCGGCTACGACATCCGCGACTTCTACAAGGTGCTGCCCGAGTTCGGCACTGTCGACGACTTCGTCGCCCTGCTCGACGCCGCCCACAAGCGCGGCATCCGCATCATCACCGACCTGGTGATGAACCACACCTCCGACTCGCACCCGTGGTTCCAGGAATCCCGGCGCGACCCCGACGGGCCGTACGGTGACTTCTACGTGTGGAGTGACACCAGCCAGCGCTACACCGACGCCCGCATCATCTTCGTCGACACCGAAGAGTCGAACTGGACGTTCGACCCGGTGCGCAAGCAGTTTTACTGGCATCGATTCTTCTCGCATCAGCCCGACCTGAATTACGACAACCCTGCCGTGCAAGAGGCGATGATCGACGTCCTTCGGTTCTGGCTGGACCTCGGCATCGACGGGTTTCGGCTCGACGCGGTGCCGTACCTGTTCGAGCGGGAGGGCACCAACTGCGAGAACCTGCCCGAGACCCATGCGTTCCTCAAGCACTGCCGCAAGGTCATCGACGACGAGTTCCCAGGGCGGGTGCTGCTGGCCGAGGCCAACCAATGGCCGGCCGACGTGGTGGAGTACTTCGGCGACCCCGCAATGGGCGGCGACGAATGCCATATGGCGTTCCACTTTCCGCTGATGCCGCGCATCTTCATGGCGGTGCGCCGCGAGTCGCGGTTTCCGATCTCGGAGATCCTGGCCCAGACCCCGGAGATCCCGGACATGGCGCAATGGGGCATCTTCCTGCGCAACCACGACGAGCTGACCCTGGAGATGGTCACCGACGAAGAGCGTGACTACATGTACGCCGAGTACGCCAAGGATCCGCGGATGAAAGCCAACGTGGGTATCCGTCGGCGGCTGGCACCGCTGCTGGAGAACGACCGCAACCAGACCGAACTGTTCACCGCCCTGCTGTTGTCGCTGCCGGGCTCGCCGGTGCTGTACTACGGCGACGAGATCGGCATGGGCGACATCATCTGGCTCGGCGACCGCGACGGTGTGCGCACCCCGATGCAGTGGACCCCGGACCGCAATGCCGGCTTCTCCACGGCCAACCCCGGCCGGTTGTACCTGCCGCCCAACCAGGACCCGATCTATGGGTACCAATCGGTGAATGTCGAAGCGCAGCGCGATAGTTCGACGTCGTTGCTGAACTGGACCCGCACCATGCTTGCGGTGCGACGCCGCTACGATGCGTTCGCCACCGGCACGTTTCGGGAACTGAGCGGTTCCAACCCGTCGGTGCTGACCTATGTCCGGGAGCTCGACGGCGGCGACACCGTGCTGTGTGTGAACAACCTGTCGAGATTCCCCCAGCCGATCGAACTGAATCTGCAGCACTGGAATGCCTACACGCCGGTGGAACTGACTGGGCACGTGCCGTTTCCCAAGATCGGGCAGCTGCCCTATCTGCTCACCCTGCCGGGGCACGGGTTCTACTGGTTTCGGCTGTGCCCGCCCGAGGAGAAGTCATGA
- a CDS encoding HugZ family pyridoxamine 5'-phosphate oxidase, whose protein sequence is MASRDHGDPGDAPSVPPPLTSVVDETRPSAAEEARTIAASTNTGVLASLTTSGDPWASFVTYGLLDGAPVLCVSHMAEHGRNLAHDHRASLAIVAPTTETDPLASGRITLAGVVEHPVGDELAAAREAHLEAVAAAKYYIDYSDFALWVLRVQRVRWVGGYGRMDSATAAAYCAATPDPVRPHAAGAIAHLNADHADSLAAMARVLGGYPDATAAVCTGIDRYGLDLRVSTPRGPAAAYTRVGFGRALDSADELRSATVELTAQARKS, encoded by the coding sequence GTGGCATCCCGTGATCATGGCGACCCTGGCGACGCCCCTTCGGTGCCGCCGCCCCTGACCTCCGTCGTCGACGAGACGCGGCCGTCGGCCGCCGAGGAAGCCCGCACCATCGCCGCGTCCACCAACACCGGGGTGCTGGCGAGCCTGACCACCTCCGGTGATCCGTGGGCTTCGTTCGTCACCTACGGCCTGCTGGACGGCGCACCGGTGCTGTGTGTCTCGCACATGGCCGAGCACGGGCGCAACCTCGCCCATGATCACCGCGCCAGCCTGGCGATCGTGGCACCGACCACCGAGACCGATCCCTTGGCCAGCGGCCGGATCACGCTGGCCGGGGTGGTCGAGCACCCGGTCGGCGATGAGCTGGCGGCAGCGCGCGAGGCGCACCTCGAGGCGGTCGCGGCGGCCAAGTACTACATCGACTACTCGGACTTCGCCCTGTGGGTGCTGCGTGTGCAGCGGGTCCGCTGGGTCGGCGGCTACGGCCGGATGGATTCGGCGACGGCAGCGGCCTACTGCGCTGCCACACCGGATCCGGTGCGGCCACATGCTGCCGGTGCGATCGCCCATCTGAACGCCGACCATGCCGACTCGCTGGCGGCGATGGCGCGGGTGCTGGGCGGCTACCCCGACGCCACCGCAGCGGTGTGCACCGGCATCGACCGGTACGGACTGGACTTGCGGGTCAGCACCCCACGTGGGCCGGCGGCCGCCTACACCCGCGTCGGGTTCGGTAGAGCGTTGGATTCCGCTGACGAATTGCGTTCGGCGACAGTGGAACTCACTGCCCAAGCCCGCAAAAGCTAA
- a CDS encoding VWA domain-containing protein, translating to MTLPGIGTLTLSGLAHPMYLLLAVVPAALVALYVVAQVQRRRRLRRYSDSALLGAVSSRRRGVLRHVPIALASVALLMLVFALAGPMHSVRIPRNRAVVMLLIDVSQSMQAKDVPPTRLRAAQDAAKQFAQQLTPGVNLGLVSFSGNVNLLVSPTPDHSATIAALDNLQTDNSTATGEAIFTALDSIKTVNTVLTAGNATPPPARIVLLSDGGANKPANQDNPRGAFTAARAAKDQGIPISTITFGTPTGVVTLKDDHVPVPVDGTQMKRIAELSGGQHYTASNVAELDKSYSSVLEQVGYQTISAPAGTGWLRVAVLFATIATFLALALNRTAPV from the coding sequence ATGACGCTGCCCGGAATCGGGACGCTGACCCTGTCGGGTCTGGCGCACCCGATGTACCTGCTGCTGGCAGTGGTGCCTGCGGCCCTGGTCGCGCTGTACGTGGTCGCGCAGGTGCAGCGGCGCCGGCGGCTGCGCCGATACAGCGATTCGGCCCTGCTCGGCGCGGTGTCGTCCCGGCGGCGCGGGGTGCTCCGGCACGTGCCCATCGCGCTGGCGTCCGTCGCCCTGCTGATGCTGGTCTTCGCGCTCGCCGGACCGATGCACAGCGTGCGGATCCCACGCAATCGCGCGGTGGTGATGCTGCTCATCGACGTGTCGCAATCCATGCAAGCCAAGGACGTGCCGCCGACGCGGTTGCGGGCAGCCCAGGACGCGGCCAAGCAGTTCGCCCAACAGTTGACGCCGGGGGTGAATTTGGGTCTGGTGTCGTTCTCCGGCAACGTCAATCTGCTGGTCTCGCCGACACCGGATCACAGCGCCACCATCGCGGCCCTGGACAACCTGCAGACCGATAACTCCACCGCCACCGGTGAAGCCATCTTCACCGCGCTTGACTCCATCAAGACCGTCAACACCGTCCTGACGGCCGGGAACGCGACGCCACCGCCGGCACGCATCGTGCTGCTGTCCGACGGTGGGGCCAACAAGCCGGCGAATCAGGACAACCCGCGGGGTGCGTTCACGGCCGCGCGTGCGGCCAAAGACCAGGGGATCCCGATCTCCACCATCACTTTCGGCACGCCGACCGGAGTGGTCACGCTCAAGGACGACCATGTTCCGGTCCCCGTCGACGGCACGCAGATGAAGCGCATCGCCGAGCTGTCCGGCGGCCAGCACTACACCGCCAGCAACGTCGCCGAGCTGGACAAGAGCTACTCCTCGGTGCTCGAACAGGTCGGCTATCAGACCATCAGCGCCCCGGCTGGAACCGGTTGGTTGCGAGTGGCGGTGCTGTTCGCGACCATCGCGACCTTCCTCGCGCTGGCGCTCAACCGGACCGCGCCGGTATAG
- a CDS encoding cytochrome P450, with protein MAQATTDPVRLPRGPRTPKLIQGITFVASRRTSVGSLARRYGPTLTLNLPIFGKTVLISEPDLVKDLFTAGADLVGRATNLGEVLGPGSTFSLDGEEHRARRKLLVPPFHGKRMHSYEAVIEEEVMREVATWPEGVEFETLPSMMRITLNAILRTVFGAQGAALDELRDLLPRAVEIGSRLVVLPRFVRRDLGPRSPGGMMRRYRQRYDEIVDSLIAEARSDPNFEDRADVLSLMLRARYDDGSRISNRHIADELLTLLTAGHETTATTLAWLVERVRRQPGLLERLTIEADAGGSDLQQATIWEVQRVRPVIDGTSRRTLTRIRLGEWVIPEDHVIMVSIALAHASAERFPDPSVFDPDRFLGNPPDNYAWIPFGGGIRRCIGAAFANMEMTVTLRTLLREFSFEPTGAPGEPYQSRGVANAPGAGGRAIVRRRSQAHRPSGPPSLVAAES; from the coding sequence ATGGCACAGGCGACGACGGATCCGGTCAGGCTTCCCCGGGGGCCGCGGACGCCCAAGCTGATCCAGGGCATCACGTTCGTCGCCTCCCGGCGCACCTCGGTGGGCTCGTTGGCCCGCCGTTACGGGCCAACTCTCACGCTGAACCTGCCGATCTTCGGCAAGACCGTCCTGATCAGCGAACCTGACCTCGTCAAGGACCTCTTCACCGCCGGCGCCGACCTCGTCGGACGGGCCACCAACCTGGGCGAGGTACTCGGCCCCGGCTCGACCTTCAGCCTGGACGGCGAGGAGCACCGGGCCCGCCGCAAGCTCCTGGTACCGCCTTTCCACGGCAAGCGGATGCACAGCTACGAAGCCGTCATCGAGGAAGAGGTGATGCGCGAGGTCGCCACCTGGCCTGAGGGGGTCGAGTTCGAGACGCTGCCCTCGATGATGCGCATCACCCTGAACGCGATCCTGCGCACCGTGTTCGGTGCACAGGGCGCGGCGTTAGACGAACTGCGCGATCTGCTGCCGCGTGCGGTGGAGATCGGTTCACGGCTGGTGGTGCTGCCGCGGTTCGTCCGCCGGGACCTCGGCCCCCGCAGTCCTGGCGGCATGATGCGACGCTACCGCCAGCGCTACGACGAGATCGTCGACTCGCTGATCGCCGAGGCGCGCTCCGATCCGAATTTCGAGGATCGCGCCGATGTGCTCTCGCTGATGCTGCGGGCCCGCTACGACGACGGCTCCCGAATCTCCAACCGGCACATCGCCGACGAACTGCTGACCCTGTTGACCGCCGGCCACGAGACCACGGCCACCACGCTGGCCTGGCTGGTCGAGCGCGTGCGCAGGCAACCCGGACTGCTCGAGCGGCTCACCATCGAGGCCGACGCCGGTGGCTCGGATCTGCAGCAGGCGACTATCTGGGAGGTGCAGCGGGTGCGCCCCGTCATCGACGGTACCTCCCGGCGCACATTGACCCGGATTCGATTGGGCGAGTGGGTGATTCCGGAAGATCACGTGATCATGGTGAGCATCGCCCTGGCGCACGCGTCAGCCGAACGGTTTCCTGACCCATCGGTCTTCGACCCGGATCGGTTTCTGGGTAATCCGCCCGACAACTACGCGTGGATTCCGTTCGGCGGGGGGATTCGCCGGTGCATCGGTGCCGCCTTCGCCAACATGGAGATGACCGTTACGTTGCGAACCCTGTTGCGTGAGTTCAGCTTCGAGCCCACCGGTGCGCCGGGTGAGCCCTACCAGTCCCGGGGAGTCGCCAATGCGCCCGGTGCCGGGGGCCGCGCTATCGTCCGCCGGCGCAGCCAGGCCCACCGGCCCAGCGGCCCACCCAGCCTGGTGGCCGCCGAGTCATAA
- a CDS encoding TetR/AcrR family transcriptional regulator has translation MAASIADIGYSGTTVAEIVRRARTSRRTFYEYFSDREACLVALLGDTNRSTIQVISAAVDPAAPWETQIRQAVQAWIANAESQPAVMLSWIRDLPALGMAARELQKQVTEAFITLIQTLSDTDELHAAGINTVSRQRAIMLIGGLRELTAMTVESGGRMRDVTEEAVAAAIALLGPTG, from the coding sequence ATGGCGGCTTCGATCGCCGACATCGGCTACTCGGGCACCACGGTCGCCGAGATCGTCCGTCGGGCCCGAACCTCGCGGCGAACCTTCTATGAGTACTTCTCCGACCGGGAGGCCTGCCTGGTCGCCCTGCTCGGCGACACCAATCGGTCGACGATCCAGGTCATCTCGGCGGCGGTTGACCCGGCGGCGCCGTGGGAGACCCAGATCCGGCAGGCGGTCCAAGCCTGGATCGCCAATGCCGAATCGCAGCCGGCAGTGATGCTGAGCTGGATCCGCGACCTGCCCGCCCTGGGGATGGCGGCCCGCGAGTTGCAGAAGCAGGTCACCGAGGCGTTCATCACGCTGATCCAAACCCTCAGCGACACTGACGAATTGCATGCCGCCGGCATCAACACGGTATCCCGTCAGCGGGCCATCATGCTGATCGGCGGTCTACGCGAACTGACGGCGATGACCGTCGAAAGTGGTGGCCGGATGCGCGACGTCACCGAGGAGGCGGTCGCCGCGGCGATCGCGCTGCTCGGGCCTACCGGGTGA
- a CDS encoding DUF3072 domain-containing protein codes for MSDRAPQENPTKDQSDWVTGDEPMTGPQRSYLGTLAQEAGLEVPAHLTKAQASALIDELQQSTGRGA; via the coding sequence ATGAGCGATCGCGCGCCGCAGGAGAACCCCACCAAGGACCAGTCCGACTGGGTCACCGGTGATGAACCCATGACCGGACCACAGCGCAGCTACCTGGGCACGCTGGCCCAGGAGGCCGGCCTCGAGGTGCCGGCGCACCTCACCAAGGCCCAAGCCTCCGCGCTCATCGACGAGTTGCAGCAGAGCACCGGGCGTGGCGCGTGA
- a CDS encoding SGNH/GDSL hydrolase family protein, with product MSDFGFARYVAIGDSQTEGLWDGDDTSGLIGFADRLAALLDARYPGLLYANLAVRGRRIGDVLHNQLPQALAMDPDLITVCIGMNDVIRPGRAFTTALADLDEVYSRLSASGATVVTTTFPDVAMMLPVGRLISARVHQINDVIVAASRRHGFRLVDLYSAASMSQTRTWSHDRMHASALGHRLFAEAAAEALELPGCNGDWALASAEVEPTGFYERVYAQAQWTRGLLIPWLWRHLRGRSSGDGRNPKYPVLQPVSERVREAARSA from the coding sequence ATGTCCGACTTCGGGTTCGCCCGCTATGTCGCGATCGGCGACAGCCAGACCGAGGGCCTGTGGGACGGCGACGACACCAGCGGCTTGATCGGGTTCGCCGACCGGCTGGCCGCCCTCCTGGACGCACGCTATCCGGGCCTGCTGTATGCCAATCTCGCCGTCCGGGGGCGCCGGATCGGCGACGTGCTGCACAACCAACTGCCCCAGGCCCTGGCCATGGACCCCGACCTCATCACCGTCTGCATCGGGATGAACGACGTGATCAGGCCCGGTCGGGCTTTCACCACCGCCCTGGCCGACCTGGACGAGGTCTACAGCCGGTTGTCGGCCTCCGGCGCCACGGTCGTCACCACGACCTTTCCCGACGTCGCCATGATGCTGCCGGTCGGCAGGTTGATCAGCGCGCGGGTCCACCAGATCAACGACGTGATCGTCGCGGCGTCGCGGCGGCACGGGTTCAGGCTGGTCGATCTCTACAGTGCTGCGTCGATGTCGCAGACCCGCACCTGGAGTCACGACCGGATGCACGCCTCGGCGCTGGGGCACCGGCTGTTCGCCGAGGCCGCCGCAGAGGCGCTCGAGCTGCCGGGCTGCAACGGCGACTGGGCGCTGGCGAGCGCGGAGGTGGAGCCCACCGGGTTCTACGAACGCGTCTACGCCCAGGCGCAATGGACGCGTGGCCTGCTCATCCCATGGCTGTGGCGTCATCTGCGGGGTCGCTCCTCAGGGGACGGTCGCAACCCCAAGTATCCAGTGCTACAACCTGTTTCAGAACGAGTCCGAGAGGCCGCCCGGAGCGCCTGA
- a CDS encoding GreA/GreB family elongation factor — MSETNFDAQERDRLEGELAELRQRRDQMRAELQGDADTVGDRGDAADALQRAEDLAGIDEQIGRLAWLLAGGNADVPGQLPNGTKVTVRFPGDEPVRMRVINYLEETPAGAEDSTLTADSPLGLALFGRSAGDTVTYSTPRGELQVELLAIEVPK, encoded by the coding sequence ATGAGCGAGACGAACTTCGACGCGCAGGAACGCGACCGCCTGGAGGGCGAACTCGCCGAACTGCGGCAGCGGCGCGACCAGATGCGGGCCGAGCTGCAAGGGGACGCCGACACCGTCGGTGACCGAGGCGACGCCGCCGACGCACTGCAGCGTGCCGAGGACCTGGCCGGTATCGATGAGCAGATCGGCCGGCTGGCCTGGCTCCTCGCCGGCGGAAACGCCGACGTGCCAGGTCAACTGCCCAACGGCACCAAGGTCACGGTGCGCTTTCCCGGCGACGAGCCGGTGCGCATGCGGGTGATCAACTATCTCGAGGAGACGCCGGCCGGTGCGGAGGACAGCACACTGACCGCGGACAGTCCGCTCGGTCTGGCGCTGTTCGGGCGCAGCGCCGGCGACACCGTCACCTACTCCACTCCGCGGGGTGAGCTGCAGGTCGAGCTGCTGGCCATCGAGGTGCCGAAGTAG
- a CDS encoding MCE family protein encodes MSGAESQPLGWWQEHTRHWQFHPPIKTAFTITAILLTIVVVLVYLQFRGDFTPKTRLTMVSDRAGLVMDPGSKVTYNGVEIGRVTGVEAIDRNGSTQAQLSLDVNPKYIMLIPANAIAEIKATTVFGNKYVSFRSPANPSAQRISSADVIDVSHVTTEFNTLFETLTSISEKVDPVKLNLTLSAAAEALNGLGTKFGQSVLNGNAVLDDINPQMPQIRSNIRQLANLADVYKQASPDFWDFLDHAVTTAGTLNRQQGDLDAALLASTGFGNTGADVFKRGAPYFIAGQRDLVTTSRLLDTYSPELFCMIRNYATSKAKDSAGGNGYSIDFHIGLTGAPNPYVYPDNLPRVNAKGGPGGAPGCWQEITHDFWPAPYLVADYGASLAPYNHFELGQPILTEYVWGRQVGENTINP; translated from the coding sequence ATGAGCGGGGCGGAGAGCCAACCGCTGGGCTGGTGGCAGGAACATACCCGGCACTGGCAGTTCCATCCGCCGATCAAGACGGCGTTCACCATCACCGCAATCCTGCTGACCATCGTGGTCGTCCTGGTCTACCTGCAGTTTCGCGGTGATTTCACCCCCAAGACCAGATTGACCATGGTCTCGGACCGGGCCGGCCTGGTGATGGACCCCGGCTCGAAGGTCACTTACAACGGCGTGGAGATCGGCCGGGTCACCGGCGTGGAGGCCATCGATCGCAACGGCAGCACGCAGGCCCAGCTCTCGCTGGACGTGAACCCGAAGTACATCATGCTGATCCCGGCCAATGCGATCGCCGAGATCAAGGCGACGACGGTGTTCGGCAACAAGTACGTGTCCTTCCGCAGCCCGGCCAACCCCAGCGCGCAGCGGATCTCCAGTGCCGATGTCATCGACGTCAGCCACGTGACGACCGAATTCAACACCTTGTTCGAGACGTTGACGTCGATCTCGGAAAAGGTCGACCCGGTCAAGCTCAACCTCACGCTGTCGGCAGCGGCCGAGGCGCTCAACGGGTTGGGTACCAAGTTCGGTCAGTCGGTGCTCAACGGTAACGCCGTGCTCGACGACATCAACCCCCAGATGCCGCAGATCCGGTCCAACATCCGCCAGTTGGCCAACCTCGCCGATGTCTACAAACAGGCCTCCCCCGACTTCTGGGATTTCCTCGACCACGCGGTGACCACCGCGGGCACGCTCAATCGGCAGCAGGGCGACCTCGACGCCGCGTTGCTGGCCTCGACCGGATTCGGCAACACCGGGGCTGACGTGTTCAAGCGTGGGGCACCGTATTTCATTGCGGGCCAACGGGATCTGGTGACCACTTCGCGGCTGCTGGACACCTACAGCCCCGAGTTGTTCTGCATGATCCGCAACTACGCGACGTCGAAGGCCAAGGACAGCGCCGGCGGGAACGGATACTCCATCGACTTCCACATCGGGCTCACCGGCGCACCCAACCCCTACGTCTACCCCGACAACCTGCCGCGGGTGAACGCCAAGGGCGGCCCGGGCGGAGCACCGGGCTGCTGGCAGGAGATCACTCACGACTTCTGGCCTGCGCCGTATCTGGTCGCCGACTACGGCGCATCGCTGGCGCCCTACAACCACTTCGAGCTGGGCCAGCCGATCCTCACCGAGTATGTGTGGGGACGTCAGGTGGGCGAGAACACCATCAATCCGTAA